One window of the Piliocolobus tephrosceles isolate RC106 chromosome 17, ASM277652v3, whole genome shotgun sequence genome contains the following:
- the NRN1L gene encoding neuritin-like protein isoform X1, producing MMRRCHCRCCCRSCCWQPPRALRPLLLLPLVLVPPLAAAAAGPNRCDTIYQGFAECLIRLGDGMGRGGELETVCRSWNDFHACASRVLLGCPEEAAAVWESLQQEARRAPHPNNLHTLCSAPVRVRERGTGSETNQETLPAAAPALPMVPAPPLLAAALALTYLLGPLA from the exons ATGATGCGCCGCTGCCACTGCCGCTGCTGCTGCCGCAGCTGCTGCTGGCAACCACCCCGTGCCCTGAGGCCGTTGCTGTTGCTGCCCCTCG TCCTTGTACCTCCCCTGGCAGCAGCTGCAGCGGGCCCAAACCGCTGTGACACCATATACCAGGGCTTCGCCGAGTGTCTCATCCGCTTGGGGGACGGCATGGGCCGCGGAGGAGAGCTGGAGACCGTCTGCAG ATCTTGGAATGACTTCCATGCCTGTGCCTCTCGGGTCCTGTTGGGCTGTCCGGAGGAGGCAGCTGCAGTGTGGGAATCACTACAGCAAGAAGCTCGCCGGGCCCCCCATCCGAATAACTTGCACACCCTGTGCAGCGCCCCGGTGCGTGTTCGGGAGCGCGGTACAGGCTCTGAAACCAACCAGGAGACACTGCCAGCTGCAGCACCTGCACTCCCCATGGTCCCTGCACCCCCACTGCTGGCAGCTGCTCTGGCTCTGACCTACCTCCTGGGGCCTCTGGCCTAG
- the NRN1L gene encoding neuritin-like protein isoform X2 — translation MMRRCHCRCCCRSCCWQPPRALRPLLLLPLVLVPPLAAAAAGPNRCDTIYQGFAECLIRLGDGMGRGGELETVCSTVDKEYLIVLRKPEGWMS, via the exons ATGATGCGCCGCTGCCACTGCCGCTGCTGCTGCCGCAGCTGCTGCTGGCAACCACCCCGTGCCCTGAGGCCGTTGCTGTTGCTGCCCCTCG TCCTTGTACCTCCCCTGGCAGCAGCTGCAGCGGGCCCAAACCGCTGTGACACCATATACCAGGGCTTCGCCGAGTGTCTCATCCGCTTGGGGGACGGCATGGGCCGCGGAGGAGAGCTGGAGACCGTCTGCAG CACTGTGGACAAGGAGTACCTTATTGTTCTGAGAAAGCCTGAGGGATGGATGTCCTGA